In Fusarium oxysporum f. sp. lycopersici 4287 chromosome 12, whole genome shotgun sequence, one DNA window encodes the following:
- a CDS encoding hypothetical protein (At least one base has a quality score < 10), which yields MSNPQKYTVGWICAVTTEFVAARAFFDEKHDQLETIADNDNNNYALGKIGKHSVVMAVLPKSEYGTTSAATVARDMLRSFPNIRFGLMVGIGGGAPSAKHDIRLGDVVVSARGNGKGGVFQYDYGKTIQEHAFVTTGSLNQPPQLLLTALSGLEAEYELEGHQLSAHVDRVLEQRPRLRQKYSRPPSDSDRLYRSDIVHPDSSDRCGDVCSDDPACLVDRKERGEQEDDPAIHYGLVASANQLMKDALARDKLAASMDVLCFEMEAAGLMNHFPCLVIRGICDYSDSHKNKEWQGYAAMMAAAYAKDLLHQIPPSKVEAEKPISEILSSIESAGNETKHTVMSMASDHRFAKIERWLSPPDCSTNANLARKRRHPGTGTWLLNSPVFQEWKLGSRQHLWLYGLAGCGKTILSTTILDHLLQIDTHTTLAFFFDFSDPRKQKLEDLLRSLAVQLYYTGNDAARRLDNLFTSHDDGRRQPDTNALSACVDTMIQTAGKVFIIIDALDECTTREELLQWLKHLASRKAQLIVTGRPEVEFQSAVPRSFDEHNCILLDKQAVNADICAYVEATLKQKPDFVDKKLSPSILEEMCDKIGNRADGMFRWAACQLESLARCLTPKAIKIALRSLPRDLNETYYRMFQNIPSEYKSSAIRLLQFLVYTKRPLTLAEAIEVIATEIDQEPGGFDVDGRLSLKTDILRYCPSLVVIAKFTNYAGTVEELHLAHFSVKEYLLEQAQFGLESASIAIAKTCLTYLSNIRGSHSTISGNFPMARYAAKSWIDYAVSAEASEDIVRTTVSFLRDETAFGRWCRLYQADRRWDSEPGPPRASGLYYACLSGLVEAARNLIAEGAEINAQGGQYGNALQAASYEGHQEVVQLLLDKGAEINAQGGEYGNALQASSFRGKREVMQLLLDKGAEVNAQGGRYGNALQAASDTGNLEVMQLLLDEGADVNAQGGEYGNALNAAIIHDHQEVVQLLLNKGAEINAQGGGYGNALQAASYEGHQEVVRLLLDKGAKINAQGGEYDNTLQAALYMGNREVVQLLLDKGDNLNAQGGLYGNTLQAASIEGNLEAASRGGNPEIVQLLNPNGAKMMTGKRSSSKKHQGTNEIASALDSTGFG from the exons ATGTCGAATCCTCAGAAGTACACGGTCGGCTGGATTTGTGCCGTCACCACCGAATTTGTCGCTGCGCGAGCCTTCTTTGATGAAAAACACGACCAACTCGAAACAATTGCCGACAATGACAATAATAACTATGCTCTGGGGAAAATCGGGAAGCACAGCGTTGTCATGGCCGTCTTGCCTAAATCTGAGTATGGTACGACCTCCGCCGCCACTGTGGCAAGAGACATGCTGCGCAGCTTTCCAAACATTCGTTTCGGATTAATGGTCGGCATCGGCGGCGGCGCCCCAAGCGCAAAGCACGATATACgccttggcgatgttgtTGTGAGTGCCCGCGGCAATGGGAAAGGCGGCGTGTTTCAATATGACTATGGCAAGACGATCCAGGAGCATGCGTTTGTGACGACAGGATCCTTGAACCAGCCGCCACAGTTGCTCCTGACAGCATTGAGCGGACTCGAAGCTGAATACGAGTTGGAAGGGCATCAGCTCAGCGCCCATGTTGATAGGGTGTTGGAACAACGGCCTCGTTTACGGCAGAAGTATTCTCGGCCACCCTCCGATAGCGATAGACTCTACCGGTCCGACATTGTGCATCCGGACTCGTCAGATAGATGCGGCGACGTGTGCAGCGACGATCCCGCTTGTCTGGTGGATCGAAAAGAACGGGGCGAGCAGGAGGATGACCCTGCCATCCATTATGGGTTGGTCGCCAGCGCAAACCAACTGATGAAGGATGCACTTGCTCGGGACAAGCTGGCGGCTAGTATGGATGTCCTTTGTTTCGAGATGGAGGCGGCCGGCTTGATGAACCATTTCCCGTGTCTGGTGATCCGCGGGATATGCGACTACTCCGACTCacacaagaacaaggagtgGCAGGGCTATGCGGCAATGATGGCAGCGGCGTATGCCAAAGATCTCCTCCACCAGATTCCTCCCAGCAAGGTCGAGGCCGAGAAGCCTATTAGCGAAATCCTCAGTTCTA TCGAATCCGCGGGAAATGAAACCAAACATACGGTGATGAGCATGGCCTCTGATCATCGGTTCGCTAAAATCGAGCGATGGCTGTCCCCGCCAGATTGTTCAACCAATGCCAATTTGGCAAGAAAACGCCGTCATCCCGGCACTGGGACCTGGCTTCTAAACAGTCCTGTGTTCCAGGAATGGAAACTTGGGTCACGTCAACACCTGTGGCTCTACGGCTTGGCAGGATGTGGCAAGACCATTCTGAGTACGACGATTCTGGATCATCTTCTGCAAATAGACACCCACACCACGcttgccttcttcttcgactttAGCGATCCCAGGAAACAGAAACTGGAGGATCTCCTACGCTCCCTGGCAGTTCAGCTTTATTATACCGGGAACGACGCCGCGAGACGACTTGATAATCTTTTCACTTCTCATGATGATGGACGAAGACAACCGGATACGAATGCCTTGTCAGCCTGTGTTGACACCATGATACAAACTGCTGGAAAGGTTTTCATTATCATTGACGCCCTAGATGAGTGTACAACAAGGGAAGAACTTCTGCAATGGCTGAAACATTTAGCATCCAGGAAGGCTCAACTCATCGTTACTGGCCGGCCTGAAGTAGAGTTCCAAAGTGCGGTCCCTCGCTCGTTCGATGAGCACAATTGTATCTTACTTGACAAGCAGGCTGTCAATGCTGATATATGCGCTTACGTTGAGGCAACGCTTAAGCAGAAGCCTGATTTCGTGGATAAAAAGTTATCTCCAAGTATTCTAGAGGAGATGTGCGACAAGATTGGAAACAGAGCGGATGGAAT GTTCAGATGGGCAGCTTGTCAACTAGAAAGTCTTGCTCGATGTCTGACCCCAAAAGCCATCAAGATAGCTCTCAGATCTTTGCCCCGGGATCTGAATGAGACATACTACCGCATGTTCCAAAACATACCGTCGGAATACAAGAGTAGCGCGATTCGTCTCCTGCAGTTTCTCGTCTACACCAAGAGGCCTCTGACACTAGCAGAGGCTATCGAAGTGATAGCTACCGAAATAGATCAAGAGCCTGGGGGCTTCGATGTTGATGGCAGACTATCTCTAAAAACTGACATCCTACGATACTGCCCCAGCTTGGTGGTAATCGCCAAATTCACGAACTACGCTGGGACCGTggaagaacttcatcttgCTCACTTCTCTGTCAAAGAGTATCTTCTTGAGCAAGCCCAATTCGGCCTCGAAAGTGCCAGCATTGCCATCGCTAAAACTTGCTTGACGTACCTTTCCAACATCAGGGGCAGTCACAGCACAATTAGCGGTAATTTTCCAATGGCACGGTATGCCGCAAAGTCCTGGATAGACTACGCCGTTTCGGCCGAGGCTTCTGAAGACATAGTTCGAACTACCGTTAGCTTTTTACGAGACGAGACAGCATTTGGGCGGTGGTGTCGATTGTATCAGGCCGACCGCCGGTGGGACAGTGAACCAGGACCTCCTCGAGCATCCGGATTGTATTATGCTTGCCTTAGCGGACTTGTAGAGGCTGCAAGAAATCTGATTGCGGAAGGAGCTGAGATCAACGCACAAGGCGGCCAGTATGGCAATGCTCTGCAGGCTGCCTCATATGAAGGCCATCAAGAGGTTGTGCAACTGCTGCTAGATAAAGGAGCTGAGATCAACGCGCAAGGTGGCGAGTATGGCAATGCTCTGCAGGCTTCCTCATTTCGTGGCAAGAGAGAGGTTATGCAACTGCTGCTAGATAAAGGAGCCGAGGTCAATGCACAAGGCGGCCGGTACGGCAATGCTCTACAGGCTGCCTCAGATACGGGCAACCTAGAGGTCATGCAACTGCTGCTGGATGAGGGAGCGGATGTCAACGCGCAAGGTGGCGAGTATGGCAATGCTCTAAATGCTGCCATAATTCACGATCACCAGGAGGTCGTGCAACTGCTGCTAAATAAAGGAGCAGAGATCAACGCGCAGGGCGGCGGGTACGGCAATGCTCTGCAGGCTGCCTCATATGAAG GCCATCAAGAGGTTGTGCGACTTCTCCTCGATAAAGGAGCCAAGATCAACGCGCAAGGCGGCGAGTATGATAATACTCTGCAAGCTGCCTTATATATGGGTAACCGAGAGGTTGTGCAACTGCTGCTAGACAAAGGAGACAATCTCAACGCGCAGGGCGGCTTATACGGTAATACTCTACAGGCTGCCTCAATTGAGGGCAACCTCGAG GCTGCCTCACGTGGCGGTAACCCCGAGATCGTGCAATTACTCAATCCGAACGGTGCCAAAATGATGACCGGAAAGCGATCCAGCTCAAAAAAACATCAGGGAACGAACGAAATTGCCTCGGCTTTAGACTCTACCGGTTTCGGTTGA
- a CDS encoding hypothetical protein (At least one base has a quality score < 10), which translates to MSNPQKYTVGWICAVTTEFVAARAFFDEKHDQLETIADNDNNNYALGKIGKHSVVMAVLPKSEYGTTSAATVARDMLRSFPNIRFGLMVGIGGGAPSAKHDIRLGDVVVSARGNGKGGVFQYDYGKTIQEHAFVTTGSLNQPPQLLLTALSGLEAEYELEGHQLSAHVDRVLEQRPRLRQKYSRPPSDSDRLYRSDIVHPDSSDRCGDVCSDDPACLVDRKERGEQEDDPAIHYGLVASANQLMKDALARDKLAASMDVLCFEMEAAGLMNHFPCLVIRGICDYSDSHKNKEWQGYAAMMAAAYAKDLLHQIPPSKVEAEKPISEILSSIESAGNETKHTVMSMASDHRFAKIERWLSPPDCSTNANLARKRRHPGTGTWLLNSPVFQEWKLGSRQHLWLYGLAGCGKTILSTTILDHLLQIDTHTTLAFFFDFSDPRKQKLEDLLRSLAVQLYYTGNDAARRLDNLFTSHDDGRRQPDTNALSACVDTMIQTAGKVFIIIDALDECTTREELLQWLKHLASRKAQLIVTGRPEVEFQSAVPRSFDEHNCILLDKQAVNADICAYVEATLKQKPDFVDKKLSPSILEEMCDKIGNRADGMFRWAACQLESLARCLTPKAIKIALRSLPRDLNETYYRMFQNIPSEYKSSAIRLLQFLVYTKRPLTLAEAIEVIATEIDQEPGGFDVDGRLSLKTDILRYCPSLVVIAKFTNYAGTVEELHLAHFSVKEYLLEQAQFGLESASIAIAKTCLTYLSNIRGSHSTISGNFPMARYAAKSWIDYAVSAEASEDIVRTTVSFLRDETAFGRWCRLYQADRRWDSEPGPPRASGLYYACLSGLVEAARNLIAEGAEINAQGGQYGNALQAASYEGHQEVVQLLLDKGAEINAQGGEYGNALQASSFRGKREVMQLLLDKGAEVNAQGGRYGNALQAASDTGNLEVMQLLLDEGADVNAQGGEYGNALNAAIIHDHQEVVQLLLNKGAEINAQGGGYGNALQAASYEGHQEVVRLLLDKGAKINAQGGEYDNTLQAALYMGNREVVQLLLDKGDNLNAQGGLYGCLTWR; encoded by the exons ATGTCGAATCCTCAGAAGTACACGGTCGGCTGGATTTGTGCCGTCACCACCGAATTTGTCGCTGCGCGAGCCTTCTTTGATGAAAAACACGACCAACTCGAAACAATTGCCGACAATGACAATAATAACTATGCTCTGGGGAAAATCGGGAAGCACAGCGTTGTCATGGCCGTCTTGCCTAAATCTGAGTATGGTACGACCTCCGCCGCCACTGTGGCAAGAGACATGCTGCGCAGCTTTCCAAACATTCGTTTCGGATTAATGGTCGGCATCGGCGGCGGCGCCCCAAGCGCAAAGCACGATATACgccttggcgatgttgtTGTGAGTGCCCGCGGCAATGGGAAAGGCGGCGTGTTTCAATATGACTATGGCAAGACGATCCAGGAGCATGCGTTTGTGACGACAGGATCCTTGAACCAGCCGCCACAGTTGCTCCTGACAGCATTGAGCGGACTCGAAGCTGAATACGAGTTGGAAGGGCATCAGCTCAGCGCCCATGTTGATAGGGTGTTGGAACAACGGCCTCGTTTACGGCAGAAGTATTCTCGGCCACCCTCCGATAGCGATAGACTCTACCGGTCCGACATTGTGCATCCGGACTCGTCAGATAGATGCGGCGACGTGTGCAGCGACGATCCCGCTTGTCTGGTGGATCGAAAAGAACGGGGCGAGCAGGAGGATGACCCTGCCATCCATTATGGGTTGGTCGCCAGCGCAAACCAACTGATGAAGGATGCACTTGCTCGGGACAAGCTGGCGGCTAGTATGGATGTCCTTTGTTTCGAGATGGAGGCGGCCGGCTTGATGAACCATTTCCCGTGTCTGGTGATCCGCGGGATATGCGACTACTCCGACTCacacaagaacaaggagtgGCAGGGCTATGCGGCAATGATGGCAGCGGCGTATGCCAAAGATCTCCTCCACCAGATTCCTCCCAGCAAGGTCGAGGCCGAGAAGCCTATTAGCGAAATCCTCAGTTCTA TCGAATCCGCGGGAAATGAAACCAAACATACGGTGATGAGCATGGCCTCTGATCATCGGTTCGCTAAAATCGAGCGATGGCTGTCCCCGCCAGATTGTTCAACCAATGCCAATTTGGCAAGAAAACGCCGTCATCCCGGCACTGGGACCTGGCTTCTAAACAGTCCTGTGTTCCAGGAATGGAAACTTGGGTCACGTCAACACCTGTGGCTCTACGGCTTGGCAGGATGTGGCAAGACCATTCTGAGTACGACGATTCTGGATCATCTTCTGCAAATAGACACCCACACCACGcttgccttcttcttcgactttAGCGATCCCAGGAAACAGAAACTGGAGGATCTCCTACGCTCCCTGGCAGTTCAGCTTTATTATACCGGGAACGACGCCGCGAGACGACTTGATAATCTTTTCACTTCTCATGATGATGGACGAAGACAACCGGATACGAATGCCTTGTCAGCCTGTGTTGACACCATGATACAAACTGCTGGAAAGGTTTTCATTATCATTGACGCCCTAGATGAGTGTACAACAAGGGAAGAACTTCTGCAATGGCTGAAACATTTAGCATCCAGGAAGGCTCAACTCATCGTTACTGGCCGGCCTGAAGTAGAGTTCCAAAGTGCGGTCCCTCGCTCGTTCGATGAGCACAATTGTATCTTACTTGACAAGCAGGCTGTCAATGCTGATATATGCGCTTACGTTGAGGCAACGCTTAAGCAGAAGCCTGATTTCGTGGATAAAAAGTTATCTCCAAGTATTCTAGAGGAGATGTGCGACAAGATTGGAAACAGAGCGGATGGAAT GTTCAGATGGGCAGCTTGTCAACTAGAAAGTCTTGCTCGATGTCTGACCCCAAAAGCCATCAAGATAGCTCTCAGATCTTTGCCCCGGGATCTGAATGAGACATACTACCGCATGTTCCAAAACATACCGTCGGAATACAAGAGTAGCGCGATTCGTCTCCTGCAGTTTCTCGTCTACACCAAGAGGCCTCTGACACTAGCAGAGGCTATCGAAGTGATAGCTACCGAAATAGATCAAGAGCCTGGGGGCTTCGATGTTGATGGCAGACTATCTCTAAAAACTGACATCCTACGATACTGCCCCAGCTTGGTGGTAATCGCCAAATTCACGAACTACGCTGGGACCGTggaagaacttcatcttgCTCACTTCTCTGTCAAAGAGTATCTTCTTGAGCAAGCCCAATTCGGCCTCGAAAGTGCCAGCATTGCCATCGCTAAAACTTGCTTGACGTACCTTTCCAACATCAGGGGCAGTCACAGCACAATTAGCGGTAATTTTCCAATGGCACGGTATGCCGCAAAGTCCTGGATAGACTACGCCGTTTCGGCCGAGGCTTCTGAAGACATAGTTCGAACTACCGTTAGCTTTTTACGAGACGAGACAGCATTTGGGCGGTGGTGTCGATTGTATCAGGCCGACCGCCGGTGGGACAGTGAACCAGGACCTCCTCGAGCATCCGGATTGTATTATGCTTGCCTTAGCGGACTTGTAGAGGCTGCAAGAAATCTGATTGCGGAAGGAGCTGAGATCAACGCACAAGGCGGCCAGTATGGCAATGCTCTGCAGGCTGCCTCATATGAAGGCCATCAAGAGGTTGTGCAACTGCTGCTAGATAAAGGAGCTGAGATCAACGCGCAAGGTGGCGAGTATGGCAATGCTCTGCAGGCTTCCTCATTTCGTGGCAAGAGAGAGGTTATGCAACTGCTGCTAGATAAAGGAGCCGAGGTCAATGCACAAGGCGGCCGGTACGGCAATGCTCTACAGGCTGCCTCAGATACGGGCAACCTAGAGGTCATGCAACTGCTGCTGGATGAGGGAGCGGATGTCAACGCGCAAGGTGGCGAGTATGGCAATGCTCTAAATGCTGCCATAATTCACGATCACCAGGAGGTCGTGCAACTGCTGCTAAATAAAGGAGCAGAGATCAACGCGCAGGGCGGCGGGTACGGCAATGCTCTGCAGGCTGCCTCATATGAAG GCCATCAAGAGGTTGTGCGACTTCTCCTCGATAAAGGAGCCAAGATCAACGCGCAAGGCGGCGAGTATGATAATACTCTGCAAGCTGCCTTATATATGGGTAACCGAGAGGTTGTGCAACTGCTGCTAGACAAAGGAGACAATCTCAACGCGCAGGGCGGCTTATACG GCTGCCTCACGTGGCGGTAA